Within the Streptomyces sp. R41 genome, the region ATGTCCTCGGGGACGCCCTGTTCCCCGACGAAGACCTCCTTGCGCACCGCGAAGCACGCCTCGCGGTCGGCGGCGTCCTCGGCCACCCGCAGCGCGTAGGAGCCGCTCTGCGCCCCGTGGGACGCGCTCACGCGTAGCTCTCCTCACGCACCTTGTCGAGCGCCTTCTGCAGGTCCTCGGGGTAGTCGCTCTCGAACTCCACCCACTGCCCGTCGCCGGGGTGCTCGAAGCCGAGCCGCACCGCGTGCAGCCACTGCCGGGTGAGGCCGAGCCGCTTGGCGAGCGTCGGGTCCGCGCCGTAGGTCAGGTCGCCGACGCAGGGGTGCCGGTGGGCCGCCATGTGGACGCGGATCTGGTGGGTGCGCCCCGTCTCCAGCTTGACGTCGAGGAGCGAAGCCGCGCGGAACGCCTCGACCAGGTCGTAGTGCGTGATCGAGGGCTTGCCCTCGGCCGTGACCGCCCACTTGTAGTCGAGGTTCGGGTGGCGTCCGATGGGCGCGTCGATGGTGCCGCTGGTCGGGTCCGGGTGGCCCTGCACGAGCGTGTGGTAGCGCTTGTCGACCGTGCGCTCCTTGAACTGGCGCTTCAGCGACGTGTACGCGTACTCCGACTTGGCGACCACCATCAGGCCCGAGGTGCCTACGTCGAGGCGGTGCACGATGCCCTGGCGCTCGGAGGCTCCCGAGGTCGAGATCCGGTATCCGGCGGCCGCGAGACCACCGATCACGGTCGGGCCCGACCAGCCGGGGCTGGGGTGCGCGGCCACGCCGACCGGTTTGACGATCACGACCACGTCATCGTCGTCGTGCACGATCTCCATGCCCTCGACGGGCTCGGCGACGACCTGCACGGGTGCGGGCGCCTGCGGCATCTCGACCTCGAGCCAGGCGCCGCCCTGCACCCGCTCGGACTTGCCGACCACCGAGCCGTCGACCGTGACCTTCCCCGCCGCGGCAAGCTCGGCGGCCTTCGTGCGGGAGAAGCCGAACATGCGGGAGATGGCGGCGTCGACGCGCTCGCCCTCCAGACCGTCGGGCACGGGCAGGGTGCGGATCTCGGGAATCGTGCTCACCCGTCGAGTATGCCGGACGGGTCGGACACCACCTGACCACAGCCCGAACATCAGTGCCCGCGCAGCGCCGTCCGCGGGGTCAGTCGCGGTGGACGGTCCCGTCGGGGTCGAGCCCCCGGAAGGACAGCAGCACGATCAGGATGCCGCCGCAGACGATCGCCGAGTCGGCCAGGTTGAAGACCGCGAAGTGCT harbors:
- a CDS encoding RluA family pseudouridine synthase, whose translation is MSTIPEIRTLPVPDGLEGERVDAAISRMFGFSRTKAAELAAAGKVTVDGSVVGKSERVQGGAWLEVEMPQAPAPVQVVAEPVEGMEIVHDDDDVVVIVKPVGVAAHPSPGWSGPTVIGGLAAAGYRISTSGASERQGIVHRLDVGTSGLMVVAKSEYAYTSLKRQFKERTVDKRYHTLVQGHPDPTSGTIDAPIGRHPNLDYKWAVTAEGKPSITHYDLVEAFRAASLLDVKLETGRTHQIRVHMAAHRHPCVGDLTYGADPTLAKRLGLTRQWLHAVRLGFEHPGDGQWVEFESDYPEDLQKALDKVREESYA